Proteins encoded together in one Eubalaena glacialis isolate mEubGla1 chromosome 7, mEubGla1.1.hap2.+ XY, whole genome shotgun sequence window:
- the LHFPL5 gene encoding LHFPL tetraspan subfamily member 5 protein: MVKLLPAQEAAKIYHTNYVRNSRAVGVMWGTLTICFSVLVMALFIQPYWIGDSVSTPQAGYFGLFSYCVGNVLSSELICKGGPLDFSSIPSRAFKTAMFFVALAMFLIIGSIICFSLFFVCNTATVYKICAWMQLAAATGLMIGCLVYPDGWDSSEVRRMCGEQTGKYTLGHCTIRWAFMLAILSIGDALILSFLAFVLGYRQDKLLPDDYKADGKGNSLYPREVRLPLCQVPEVWPLAKGGDTKTNQTQPLSQRPRASGELQAGMR, translated from the exons ATGGTGAAGTTGCTGCCTGCCCAGGAGGCAGCCAAGATCTACCATACCAACTATGTGCGGAACTCGAGGGCCGTAGGTGTGATGTGGGGCACACTCACCATCTGCTTCTCCGTGCTGGTCATGGCGCTCTTCATCCAGCCCTACTGGATCGGTGACAGCGTCAGCACACCCCAGGCAGGCTACTTTGGCCTTTTCTCCTACTGCGTGGGCAACGTGCTGTCATCTGAGCTTATCTGCAAGGGTGGCCCGCTGGACTTCTCCTCCATCCCCTCTAGAGCCTTCAAGACTGCCATGTTCTTTGTGGCCTTGGCCATGTTCCTCATCATTGGCTCCATCATCTGCTTCAGCCTGTTCTTTGTCTGCAACACGGCCACTGTCTACAAGATCTGTGCATGGATGCAGCTGGCTGCGG CCACAGGCCTGATGATTGGCTGCCTGGTCTACCCAGATGGTTGGGACTCAAGTGAGGTACGGCGCATGTGTGGGGAGCAGACCGGCAAATACACACTGGGCCACTGCACCATCCGCTGGGCCTTCATGCTGGCCATCCTCAGCATTGGAGATGCCCTCATCCTCTCCTTCCTGGCCTTTGTGCTGGGCTACCGCCAGGACAAGCTGCTCCCTGACGACTATAAGGCCGATGGAAAAGGTAATTCTCTCTACCCCAGGGAGGTGAGGCTTCCTCTCTGCCAGGTGCCTGAGGTTTGGCCACTGGCCAAGGGTGGGGACACCAAGACCAATCAAACACAGCCCTTGTCGCAGAGGCCAAGGGCCAGTGGAGAGTTGCAGGCTGGCATGCGATAA